Proteins from one Candida orthopsilosis Co 90-125, chromosome 2 draft sequence genomic window:
- a CDS encoding Tup1 transcriptional corepressor (protein with C-terminal WD40 repeats), translated as MSVYNQRNHQTRLNELLDAIKSEFDYALNEATSFKKIEDEYHLKYSQQNTELQQIRQTVYELEMAHRKIKEAYEEEILRLKTELENRDRQMKNGYQQQQQQQQAPPPQQQQQQQQQQQVPPPQPQPVQQPPQPQPVQQQQPPPLQQQQQQPPASVPPPQQQHQPVQQAPPPATQSQQTIPTQASPQQASVATAAAAVAPASASNALTIIDKSQYIVNPAQKAAHVKEIPPFLQDLDVAKANPDFKKQNLDYYVLYNPAFARDLDVDLIHSLDHSSVVCCVRFSKDGKYIATGCNKTTQVFNVETGELVAKLIDDSSNSETKEEDTPSSNGDLYIRSVCFSPDGKLLATGAEDRLIRIWDLTTKRIIKVLRGHEQDIYSLDFFPDGDRLVSGSGDRSVRIWSLRSSQCSLTLSIEDGVTTVAVSPDGKLIAAGSLDRTVRVWDSTTGFLVERLDSGNDNGNGHEDSVYSVAFSNTGNQIASGSLDRTVKLWNLDGKSDKNSSCEATYIGHKDFVLSVCCTPNNEYILSGSKDRGVIFWDQNSANPLLMLQGHRNSVISVAVSSNLSATEGIFATGSGDCKARIWKWTRKA; from the coding sequence ATGTCCGTATACAACCAAAGGAACCATCAAACTCGTCTTAATGAGTTGTTGGATGCTATCAAGTCAGAGTTTGACTATGCGTTGAATGAGGCCACCAGTTTTAAGAAAATTGAGGATGAGTACCATTTGAAGTATTCTCAGCAAAATACTGAGTTACAACAGATTAGACAGACTGTTTatgaattggaaatggCTCATagaaaaatcaaagaggcttatgaagaagaaatattGAGGTTAAAAACTGAATTGGAGAATAGAGATAGACAAATGAAGAATGGGtaccaacagcaacaacagcagcagcaagCACCTCCTCcacaacagcagcagcagcaacaacaacaacaacaggtGCCTCCACCTCAGCCACAACCGGTTCAACAACCACCTCAACCACAACCTGttcagcagcaacaaccacCTCCACttcagcaacagcaacagcaaccacCTGCTTCTGTTCCACCAccacagcaacaacatcagCCGGTCCAACAAGCTCCTCCGCCAGCTACCCAGTCACAGCAAACGATTCCCACACAAGCTTCTCCTCAACAAGCTTCTGTGGCAACAGCGGCAGCAGCAGTAGCACCTGCTTCCGCCAGCAATGCGTTAACTATCATTGACAAGTCTCAATACATTGTTAATCCAGCTCAAAAAGCAGCACATGTTAAGGAAATACCTCCATTTTTGCAAGATTTGGATGTAGCTAAAGCCAATCCTGatttcaagaaacaaaatcttGACTACTATGTTTTGTATAATCCAGCTTTTGCTCGTGATTTAGATGTTGATTTAATTCATTCATTAGATCATTCGTCagttgtttgttgtgttCGATTTTCCAAAGATGGTAAATATATTGCCACCGGATGTAACAAGACTACACAAGTTTTCAACGTTGAAACTGGCGAATTGGTGGCTAaattaattgatgattcttccaattcagaaactaaagaagaagatactccttcttcaaatggAGATTTATATATTAGATCTGTTTGTTTCTCTCCCGATGGTAAATTATTAGCTACTGGTGCTGAAGATCGTTTGATTAGAATTTGGGATTTGACTACAAAGAGAATTATTAAGGTATTGAGAGGTCATGAACAAGATATTTACTCGTTAGATTTTTTTCCTGACGGAGACAGATTAGTTTCTGGGTCTGGTGATAGATCGGTTAGAATTTGGAGTTTGAGATCTTCTCAATGTTCATTAACTTTGAGCATTGAAGATGGTGTAACTACAGTTGCTGTTTCTCCTGATGGGAAATTAATTGCTGCTGGTTCATTAGATCGTACTGTTCGTGTTTGGGATTCAACAACCGGGTTccttgttgaaagattaGATTCTGGAAATGATAATGGAAATGGCCATGAAGACTCAGTTTATTCAGTGGCTTTCTCCAATACTGGTAACCAAATTGCTTCTGGATCGTTGGATAGAACAGTTAAATTATGGAATTTGGATGGTAAACTGGATAAAAACTCAAGTTGTGAAGCTACATACATTGGTCATAAAGATTTTGTCTTGTCGGTTTGTTGTACCCCAAATAATGAATATATACTTTCAGGTTCAAAAGACCGTGGAGTTATATTTTGGGATCAAAATTCAGCTAACCCGTTGTTGATGTTACAAGGACATAGAAATTCGGTTATTTCAGTTGcagtttcttcaaatttgctGGCAACTGAAGGTATCTTTGCCACTGGTTCTGGTGATTGTAAAGCCAGAATTTGGAAGTGGACAAGAAAGGCATAA